The following proteins come from a genomic window of Mucinivorans hirudinis:
- a CDS encoding putative polyvinylalcohol dehydrogenase, which produces MLAQMRLSIFIMAATLFGGVATAQSVEWRGNRTGVYNNEKGLLKKWEQGGAKLLWHFDGLDEGHSSVAIAGDKIYVTGMSGDEGFIYVLDKTGKLLHKKGYGKEWAASYNGTRGTVTIDNGRLHVVSGMGEVYCFDANTLEGIWQKNLVKDFAAENITWGICESPLVVKDMVIVTPGGKDCSVVALNKFSGATVWKAASVGDLSAYCSPIYVEDVQVPQIITMMGKHIVGVDVKTGELLWNYEWINKYDVHANTPIYDKGMLLCTSGYGKGSVMLRLTSGARGVEKVWELADIDNRIGAMVKVGDYVYGSGDMNKFWFCVDWKTGTIKYKEKALPIGVTIAADGMLYCYSDRGDMALVPINPEKFEIVSRFPIEMGTAQHWAHPVINDGVMYVRHGNTLMAYAVK; this is translated from the coding sequence TTGTTAGCACAAATGAGACTATCAATATTCATTATGGCAGCTACTCTCTTTGGGGGAGTCGCAACCGCACAAAGCGTTGAATGGCGCGGCAATAGAACGGGAGTCTATAACAACGAAAAGGGGCTGCTCAAAAAATGGGAACAGGGGGGCGCAAAGCTACTCTGGCACTTCGACGGATTGGACGAAGGACACAGCTCGGTTGCCATTGCCGGCGACAAAATCTATGTTACTGGAATGAGCGGCGATGAGGGTTTTATCTACGTTCTGGACAAAACCGGAAAACTGCTTCATAAAAAAGGATATGGAAAAGAGTGGGCGGCGAGCTACAATGGCACACGTGGCACGGTTACCATTGACAATGGACGACTCCACGTTGTGAGCGGAATGGGCGAGGTCTATTGTTTTGATGCCAATACGTTAGAGGGAATTTGGCAAAAAAACCTCGTGAAAGATTTCGCTGCAGAAAACATAACGTGGGGAATATGCGAATCACCGCTGGTGGTCAAGGATATGGTCATTGTAACGCCGGGCGGAAAGGATTGTAGCGTGGTGGCACTCAATAAGTTTTCGGGGGCTACCGTTTGGAAGGCGGCAAGTGTGGGTGATTTGTCGGCATACTGCTCGCCAATCTATGTGGAGGATGTCCAAGTGCCTCAAATCATCACAATGATGGGCAAACATATTGTTGGTGTGGATGTTAAAACAGGTGAACTACTTTGGAATTATGAGTGGATAAATAAATATGATGTACACGCCAATACACCTATCTATGACAAGGGTATGTTGTTATGTACGAGCGGTTATGGCAAGGGGTCGGTGATGCTGAGGCTCACAAGCGGCGCACGGGGCGTTGAGAAGGTGTGGGAGCTGGCTGATATAGACAACCGCATTGGGGCGATGGTAAAAGTGGGCGACTATGTCTATGGTTCGGGCGATATGAATAAGTTTTGGTTCTGTGTCGATTGGAAGACTGGAACGATAAAATACAAGGAAAAGGCACTGCCAATCGGCGTAACCATCGCGGCTGACGGGATGCTCTACTGCTATTCCGACCGTGGAGATATGGCACTCGTGCCAATCAACCCCGAAAAGTTCGAGATTGTGAGCCGCTTCCCAATCGAAATGGGCACGGCGCAACATTGGGCACACCCTGTTATCAACGATGGAGTGATGTATGTGAGACACGGTAATACGCTGATGGCGTATGCGGTGAAGTAG
- a CDS encoding putative poly(beta-D-mannuronate) O-acetylase encodes MNWEPTYALLIFTSTAVTYVCGRLVEKYRDDKSRKKLFLIANLAINLGILFMFKYYNFINNTVFEGLDYLGIHWPIPNFDILLPVGISFYTFQAVGYSIDVYRGDIQAERHFGIYALFVSFFPQLVAGPIERAKNLLAQFYVKHTFNYPRAVLGLRQMLWGFFMKLVVADRVSMYVNAAYNNAEQHTGTTLLLATVFFTFQIYCDFAGYSNIAIGAARIMGFDLMENFRRPYFSTSMQQFWKRWHISLSTWFQDYVYIPLGGSRVKYGRHLFNLFVTFLVSGIWHGANWTFVAWGALHGTYLIVENVKTKYIGKSNTNNIVIMGFNILLCSVLAMAGWVFFRANSIGDGFKVLRKIFADHGALFIDVTTIAYGLFGIFVLVIKDFIDEFYPEKHLLFDNRHVVVRWSLYIFILAVILSCGVFDGGQFIYFQF; translated from the coding sequence ATGAACTGGGAGCCTACTTATGCCCTACTGATTTTTACTTCGACGGCGGTAACATATGTTTGCGGTAGATTAGTCGAGAAATATAGGGATGATAAATCGCGAAAAAAACTCTTTCTCATAGCCAATCTCGCCATAAACCTCGGCATATTGTTTATGTTCAAGTATTACAATTTTATTAATAATACTGTTTTCGAGGGGTTAGATTATTTGGGTATCCATTGGCCTATTCCGAATTTTGATATTTTGCTGCCGGTCGGCATTTCGTTTTATACGTTTCAGGCAGTTGGTTATTCGATAGATGTGTACAGGGGTGATATTCAAGCAGAGCGACATTTTGGGATTTATGCTCTGTTTGTTTCGTTTTTCCCTCAGTTGGTTGCGGGACCTATCGAGCGGGCTAAGAATCTGCTGGCTCAGTTTTATGTAAAGCACACTTTTAACTATCCGCGTGCGGTGCTGGGCTTGAGGCAGATGTTGTGGGGCTTCTTTATGAAGTTGGTGGTGGCAGACCGCGTGTCGATGTATGTAAACGCGGCGTATAACAATGCTGAGCAGCACACGGGCACAACGCTTCTGTTAGCAACCGTTTTCTTCACATTTCAGATATATTGCGACTTTGCGGGATATTCGAATATAGCAATCGGTGCGGCAAGGATTATGGGATTCGACCTGATGGAGAATTTTCGCAGACCATATTTCTCGACTTCAATGCAACAATTTTGGAAACGATGGCATATTTCGCTCTCTACTTGGTTTCAGGACTATGTATATATACCGCTGGGCGGTAGCAGAGTGAAGTATGGCAGACATCTATTCAATCTGTTCGTTACTTTTTTGGTGAGCGGTATTTGGCACGGGGCGAATTGGACTTTTGTGGCTTGGGGGGCTTTGCACGGAACATATCTGATTGTGGAAAATGTGAAGACAAAATACATTGGCAAAAGCAATACTAACAATATAGTTATTATGGGTTTTAATATATTGTTATGCTCTGTGTTGGCAATGGCGGGTTGGGTCTTTTTCAGGGCTAACTCGATAGGAGACGGATTTAAAGTGCTGAGAAAAATTTTTGCCGACCACGGTGCTCTTTTTATAGATGTAACAACTATTGCTTATGGTCTTTTCGGAATATTTGTTTTGGTAATAAAGGATTTTATAGATGAGTTCTATCCCGAAAAACATTTGTTATTCGACAACCGGCACGTTGTGGTTCGTTGGAGTTTGTATATTTTTATTTTGGCTGTGATTCTCTCGTGCGGAGTATTTGACGGCGGACAATTTATCTATTTCCAATTCTAA
- a CDS encoding Glycosyl transferase group 1 family protein, which translates to MKIVLIRNYNPYYENGASANRFASLADGLCKNGAQVIIVVTGGYSSVQEKKNGTRYFHKGIEIRYFSKLLNHTLLRRRINKYLLSEINDKITQFRLKRLLSWDYDYLWLTNNINALKFFNANNGKIGRSLIEINEFHDIYKQPGHITNKIQLKKFQEVEALFLSVIKKIDCFAIMTNTLLEFYKPMAKASARFIHLPMTVDMSRFDIEKQVQAESRYIAYAGALSNEKDGVDISIRAFGSICAQHPGLELRLAGGWQPGVEKQKQIISQLGIEDRVKYVGLLSADQIPNFFVNADVLALPRPDSHQAQGGFPTKLGEYLATKNPVCVTRVGEIPNYLEDNVSAFMATPGDADSFADALQRALSDKENAKRVGEGGYSVAYENFNMDVQAKRFYDFLQENL; encoded by the coding sequence ATGAAGATAGTTCTTATTAGAAATTATAATCCTTACTACGAGAATGGAGCGAGTGCCAACCGTTTTGCGTCGTTAGCAGATGGACTGTGCAAAAATGGTGCGCAGGTTATCATTGTGGTGACGGGAGGGTATTCAAGTGTCCAAGAGAAGAAAAACGGAACTCGGTATTTTCATAAAGGTATAGAGATAAGGTATTTTTCAAAGTTACTCAACCACACTCTCCTTCGCAGGAGAATAAACAAGTATCTCCTTTCGGAAATTAACGATAAAATTACCCAATTTAGACTCAAAAGGTTGTTATCGTGGGATTATGACTATTTATGGCTGACAAATAACATCAATGCTCTTAAATTTTTCAATGCTAATAATGGAAAAATAGGTAGGAGTTTAATTGAAATTAATGAATTTCACGATATTTATAAACAACCAGGACATATAACTAACAAGATTCAGTTAAAAAAGTTCCAGGAGGTTGAAGCTCTGTTTTTGTCGGTAATAAAGAAAATTGATTGTTTCGCGATAATGACCAACACTCTGCTTGAGTTCTATAAACCGATGGCAAAGGCCTCGGCGCGGTTTATACACCTGCCTATGACGGTTGATATGAGTCGTTTTGACATTGAAAAGCAAGTGCAGGCAGAGTCACGGTATATTGCCTATGCCGGAGCACTGAGTAATGAGAAAGACGGTGTAGATATATCGATACGGGCGTTTGGGAGTATTTGTGCGCAACACCCCGGTCTCGAACTAAGGTTGGCTGGAGGTTGGCAACCGGGTGTAGAAAAACAGAAGCAGATTATTTCGCAATTAGGCATCGAAGATAGAGTTAAGTATGTCGGTTTACTTTCCGCTGACCAAATACCTAACTTTTTTGTAAATGCAGATGTACTTGCACTTCCTCGTCCTGATTCACATCAGGCTCAGGGAGGATTCCCCACTAAACTCGGCGAGTATCTTGCCACAAAGAATCCGGTGTGTGTTACGCGGGTGGGCGAGATACCCAACTATCTGGAGGATAACGTTTCTGCCTTTATGGCAACTCCGGGTGACGCAGACTCTTTTGCAGATGCACTTCAGAGAGCTTTGAGCGATAAAGAGAATGCCAAAAGAGTTGGCGAGGGGGGGTATAGCGTAGCTTACGAGAATTTTAATATGGATGTGCAGGCGAAGCGATTTTACGATTTTTTACAAGAAAACTTATAA
- a CDS encoding Esterase, SGNH hydrolase-type domain translates to MKISNDIKKFAVKSIVFIVIFAVVDIAFGFVADKLYFTQNRKLTYVIEQSDEDVIIFGASRAVGHYNVAIIADSLSMAVYNAGLGGQNIYVQYAMLKSLLERYTPKVVIFDTFDIDIYKTPPTWDRDKLTLFYPYYNRDTAVREIVDLRSQYDNIKMLSNFVRMNSQPASIAILPLFYGNSEVVCRNGGYVVINENNCYNGSYEKVGDEFGSEIDALKLKYIRKFVELCRENSVECIFVSSPIYGDISSSSIVDDMERLTSELEVEYWNYFNDGEFADAALFKDVKHLNSKGADRYSAKIASRLKQEFR, encoded by the coding sequence ATGAAAATAAGCAACGACATAAAGAAATTTGCGGTAAAGAGCATTGTTTTCATTGTGATATTTGCAGTGGTGGATATTGCCTTTGGCTTTGTGGCGGATAAGCTCTATTTTACGCAAAACAGGAAGCTGACTTATGTTATAGAGCAATCCGATGAGGATGTAATTATTTTTGGTGCATCGCGTGCGGTGGGACATTACAATGTGGCAATTATTGCTGATTCACTCTCTATGGCGGTATATAATGCAGGTCTGGGAGGGCAGAATATCTATGTTCAATATGCGATGTTAAAATCACTGCTGGAGAGGTACACCCCGAAGGTTGTGATTTTCGACACTTTCGATATAGATATTTACAAAACTCCGCCCACATGGGATAGAGATAAATTGACACTTTTCTATCCATACTACAACCGAGATACCGCAGTACGTGAGATTGTCGATTTACGGTCGCAGTATGACAATATCAAAATGCTATCAAACTTTGTGCGAATGAATTCGCAACCTGCCTCTATAGCAATATTGCCACTTTTTTACGGCAACAGTGAGGTGGTATGCCGTAATGGTGGATATGTCGTCATAAATGAAAATAACTGCTATAATGGCAGTTATGAAAAAGTCGGAGATGAGTTCGGCTCCGAGATAGATGCTTTGAAATTGAAATATATCAGAAAATTCGTGGAACTCTGCCGTGAAAATAGTGTCGAATGTATCTTTGTATCATCGCCCATATATGGAGATATTTCGAGCAGTAGCATAGTGGATGATATGGAGCGGCTTACTTCGGAATTGGAAGTTGAGTATTGGAACTATTTCAATGACGGGGAGTTTGCGGATGCGGCTCTTTTCAAGGATGTTAAACACCTCAACAGCAAGGGTGCGGATAGATATTCTGCAAAAATTGCAAGTAGATTAAAACAGGAATTTAGATGA
- a CDS encoding Acetyltransferase gives MKQIIQAIKYALKPQKLVDALRFICQNRAIAKKNTTVGFGTALINTTFGGNCFIGGNCSVVNVDFGNHSYVNSNSAIHNSNIGSFVSIGGGVKIGIGKHPTNMVSTHPVFYANNKAYATFSDKTYIEELATTIIENDVWIGGGCTILGDVKIGNGAIIAYGAVVTKDVPDYAIVGGIPAKIIKYRFSRDIIDRLLEIKWWELSDEFLKENFRLMHDPIMFIDYYNKNREYIETFRQ, from the coding sequence ATGAAGCAGATTATTCAGGCAATAAAATACGCCCTTAAGCCACAAAAATTGGTTGATGCTCTTCGTTTTATTTGTCAAAATAGGGCGATTGCAAAAAAAAACACTACAGTTGGTTTTGGCACAGCTCTTATCAATACCACCTTTGGAGGTAATTGTTTTATTGGCGGTAATTGCAGTGTTGTAAATGTCGATTTTGGAAATCATTCATACGTTAACAGCAATAGTGCTATTCATAACTCAAATATCGGTTCTTTCGTCTCCATTGGTGGAGGTGTAAAGATAGGAATTGGAAAGCATCCGACTAATATGGTTTCGACACATCCAGTATTTTATGCAAACAACAAAGCATACGCAACGTTTTCGGATAAAACCTATATTGAAGAGCTTGCTACTACTATAATTGAGAATGATGTGTGGATAGGTGGGGGGTGTACGATTTTAGGCGATGTGAAGATAGGCAATGGAGCAATAATCGCTTATGGGGCTGTTGTAACTAAGGATGTGCCTGATTACGCAATAGTTGGTGGCATTCCTGCAAAAATCATTAAGTATAGGTTCTCGAGAGATATCATAGATAGATTGTTGGAAATCAAATGGTGGGAATTAAGTGATGAGTTTTTGAAAGAAAACTTTCGTTTGATGCATGATCCTATCATGTTTATCGATTATTACAATAAAAACCGTGAATATATTGAAACTTTCAGACAATAG
- a CDS encoding UDP-glucose dehydrogenase — MTHKIAVVGLGYVGLPLARLFSTKYKTVGFDINKARVAELMTGVDSTLEVSNDILKEAIEKHGFVCSCDINDIKDCNVFVVTVPTPVDRNNRPDLTPLIKASETVGKVIKKGDIVIYESTVYPGATEEDCIPVVERVSGLKFNEDFFAGYSPERINPGDKEHTVEKIKKVTSGSIPEIGKIVNDIYASVIIAGTHLAPTIRVAEAAKVIENSQRDINIAFVNELAKIFNLMGIDTHAVLEAAGTKWNFLKFSPGLVGGHCIGVDPFYLAQKAQQYGYHPEIILAGRRMNDSMGEYVASQVVKCMIQKGQIVKGAEVLVLGITFKENCPDVRNTKVVDVVSALGSYDTVVSVFDPWANPEEVKHEYGLDVLTSLPASQKYDAVVLAVAHNEFKELDIVALKSDKGIVYDVKNIIADKADAKL; from the coding sequence ATGACTCACAAAATCGCAGTAGTAGGACTTGGCTACGTAGGTCTCCCCTTGGCGAGACTATTTTCGACAAAGTACAAAACGGTGGGATTTGATATTAACAAGGCTCGCGTGGCGGAGTTGATGACTGGTGTAGATTCGACTTTGGAGGTGTCGAACGATATTTTGAAAGAGGCTATCGAAAAACACGGCTTCGTATGCTCGTGTGATATTAACGATATTAAGGATTGTAACGTCTTTGTGGTTACTGTCCCTACGCCCGTGGATAGGAACAACCGTCCCGACCTCACACCGCTTATCAAAGCGAGCGAAACAGTAGGCAAAGTCATCAAAAAAGGCGACATAGTTATATACGAATCAACCGTCTACCCCGGTGCAACCGAGGAGGATTGTATCCCAGTCGTAGAACGTGTTTCAGGATTAAAATTCAACGAAGACTTCTTTGCAGGCTACTCTCCCGAGCGTATTAACCCCGGCGATAAGGAGCACACAGTAGAGAAAATCAAGAAAGTAACATCAGGTTCGATCCCTGAGATAGGCAAAATAGTAAATGATATTTACGCATCAGTAATCATAGCCGGAACACACCTTGCACCAACAATTCGAGTTGCCGAAGCTGCAAAGGTTATAGAGAACTCACAACGCGACATCAACATAGCCTTTGTCAATGAGTTGGCAAAGATTTTCAACCTGATGGGCATCGACACCCACGCTGTTTTGGAAGCGGCGGGTACAAAATGGAACTTTTTGAAGTTTTCGCCCGGTCTAGTCGGAGGGCACTGTATTGGTGTAGACCCGTTCTACCTTGCACAAAAGGCACAACAATACGGCTACCATCCCGAAATTATCCTTGCCGGCAGAAGAATGAACGACTCGATGGGCGAGTATGTCGCCTCGCAAGTGGTTAAGTGTATGATTCAGAAAGGGCAGATTGTAAAGGGGGCAGAGGTATTGGTACTCGGCATCACTTTCAAAGAGAATTGTCCTGATGTGCGTAATACAAAAGTAGTAGATGTGGTTTCTGCCCTTGGAAGCTATGATACGGTAGTTTCAGTGTTTGACCCGTGGGCAAATCCGGAGGAAGTTAAACACGAATATGGATTAGATGTATTAACTTCATTGCCTGCCTCGCAGAAATATGACGCGGTGGTTTTGGCGGTGGCTCACAACGAGTTCAAGGAGTTGGATATTGTCGCTCTAAAGTCGGACAAGGGTATCGTTTATGATGTTAAGAATATAATTGCCGATAAGGCGGATGCAAAGCTGTAA
- a CDS encoding Transcription antitermination protein UpdY: MEESVEWYAVRVTYCREFKLKEILDSLKIDNYIPVQYREVTRNGKKKKILQPVIRNLVFIRTSRETLDAIKKDVEGVLPIRYMYNNAAKAPVTINDSEMRQFIAVSGMLNEQLIYVTLDGCKLKRGDRVRVTGGIFEGVEGDVVRIKNDRRVLVTINGVMAVATSFIHPSLLQKIN; this comes from the coding sequence ATGGAAGAATCCGTAGAATGGTATGCGGTGAGAGTAACTTATTGTAGGGAGTTTAAGTTAAAGGAGATTCTTGATTCACTGAAAATAGACAATTATATCCCTGTCCAATATCGAGAAGTTACCCGAAACGGCAAAAAGAAAAAGATATTACAACCTGTTATCCGTAATCTCGTCTTTATCAGGACATCAAGAGAAACCTTGGATGCCATAAAAAAAGATGTAGAGGGTGTTTTACCCATTAGATATATGTATAACAATGCTGCCAAAGCTCCTGTCACTATAAATGATAGTGAAATGAGGCAGTTCATTGCCGTTTCCGGAATGCTCAACGAACAACTGATTTACGTCACCTTGGATGGTTGTAAACTCAAGCGGGGTGATAGGGTTAGAGTGACAGGGGGCATCTTCGAGGGGGTAGAAGGCGATGTAGTTCGTATCAAAAACGATCGCCGCGTGTTGGTAACCATTAATGGAGTGATGGCGGTAGCAACATCTTTTATACATCCGTCATTGCTACAAAAAATAAATTAG
- a CDS encoding O-antigen flippase Wzx has protein sequence MLSKIKDFILPSDKRGNKIGKNVLWLGGLQGVSILTSFMLVPLTIDYVTTSQYGLWLTISSIVGWFALVDIGLGAGLRNRLTEALSKEDIILAKKLVSTTYFSLAALVVVLFFVFNIINQFIPWATVLNQPESMEALLSKTMYVVVTFFFVRLVVQLIGVVLTAHMLPAAATALSTIGNVVTLAVIWIASKNTEGDLWALSSILSTIPVFIYILASIYFFAGRYSLIRPSFKYFDKTKLRTILGLGFGFFFINISTIILYQTSNILIIQLFNNEEVVVYNVAYKLFSVITIIFGIVIQPFWTGYTDAWVKRDMVWIENTIKKLMVIWKLLTVSGIVLLILSPWLYKIWIGGDVEVPFVLSLLVFLYFSLHCYGGVFNIFINGTGKIRLQMVALGAVALIYVPLALLFVKVFNFGISSLPLALIISNFYSLFVARIQYKRLIKGTAKGIWNR, from the coding sequence ATGTTATCAAAAATAAAAGACTTTATTCTTCCAAGTGATAAACGTGGCAACAAAATAGGTAAAAATGTATTGTGGCTTGGGGGACTGCAAGGAGTTAGTATATTAACAAGTTTTATGCTTGTTCCACTTACTATCGACTATGTCACTACTTCACAATATGGTTTATGGCTTACAATATCTTCGATTGTGGGTTGGTTTGCCCTCGTGGATATTGGATTGGGGGCAGGTCTGCGTAATCGCTTGACGGAAGCTCTGTCAAAAGAAGATATAATTTTAGCAAAGAAATTGGTAAGTACAACCTACTTTTCGCTTGCCGCATTAGTTGTGGTATTGTTCTTTGTTTTCAATATAATAAATCAATTTATCCCTTGGGCAACTGTATTGAATCAACCAGAGAGCATGGAGGCTCTTTTGTCTAAGACAATGTACGTTGTGGTGACGTTTTTTTTTGTAAGGTTGGTTGTTCAACTAATTGGAGTGGTTCTTACTGCCCATATGTTACCTGCCGCAGCCACTGCCCTATCTACAATAGGAAATGTAGTGACTCTTGCTGTAATTTGGATTGCATCCAAGAACACAGAAGGTGATTTATGGGCATTATCGTCTATTCTTAGTACTATTCCTGTCTTTATCTACATCTTGGCAAGTATCTATTTTTTTGCAGGAAGATATAGTTTAATAAGGCCATCATTCAAATATTTCGACAAAACAAAGCTTCGTACAATTCTTGGACTTGGATTTGGGTTCTTTTTCATCAATATATCTACCATAATTCTCTATCAAACAAGCAATATACTTATCATTCAGCTGTTCAATAATGAAGAAGTAGTTGTTTACAATGTAGCTTATAAATTATTTTCGGTTATAACTATCATTTTTGGAATAGTGATTCAGCCTTTTTGGACGGGATATACAGACGCTTGGGTCAAAAGAGATATGGTTTGGATAGAGAATACCATAAAAAAGTTGATGGTTATCTGGAAATTATTGACAGTTTCAGGTATAGTGTTGTTAATACTATCTCCATGGCTATATAAAATATGGATTGGGGGTGATGTTGAGGTTCCTTTTGTACTTTCATTATTGGTTTTTCTCTATTTTAGTTTGCATTGTTATGGCGGTGTCTTTAATATTTTCATTAACGGAACAGGTAAAATTAGACTGCAAATGGTTGCACTAGGTGCTGTTGCGTTGATCTATGTTCCGTTGGCATTGCTTTTTGTTAAAGTTTTTAATTTTGGAATATCCTCTTTGCCATTAGCATTGATAATATCAAATTTTTACTCTCTTTTCGTGGCTCGCATTCAATATAAAAGGCTTATTAAAGGTACAGCAAAAGGTATTTGGAACAGATAG
- a CDS encoding Tn5520-like integrase (transfer factor), whose product MASIRVKFRPSTNANKEGVVFYQLIKDRVCKQITTAYKLYPLEWDNERGIINHNEAAYHRRDYLQNIERLIMKDLNNLQRIISEAGDIEDIIVRYQKSIKECLLLEFSHRIIQELQGEGRAKTALSHKTTIRSFFTFCRREDVAFDEIKPLLIKQYEQYLKSKKICNNSISFYIRTLRSIYNRAVAEGVIEQRFPFKGIYLGSDRTVKRAVDEQIISRLRALDLSKRDELALARDMFMFSFFARGMAFVDVAHLSKDNIKGDYIVYQRHKTGQELNIRLEPCLKNIITRYLNKVIDNKYLFPILVGINPNYESALRLQNKRLKKISELMGLDSELTSYVARHSWATLAKKRGIPTQVISESMGHNNEKTTLIYLSSLDRSVIDQANAKLISQI is encoded by the coding sequence ATGGCATCAATCAGAGTAAAATTTAGACCATCAACCAACGCAAACAAAGAAGGAGTGGTGTTTTACCAACTTATCAAAGACAGGGTTTGCAAGCAAATCACGACTGCTTATAAGTTATATCCTCTCGAATGGGATAATGAAAGAGGTATCATCAACCATAACGAAGCGGCATACCATAGAAGAGATTATTTGCAGAATATCGAAAGGCTGATAATGAAAGATTTGAATAATTTGCAGCGCATAATCTCAGAAGCTGGTGATATTGAAGATATTATCGTGAGATACCAAAAAAGCATAAAAGAGTGTCTGTTATTGGAATTTTCACACCGAATCATTCAAGAGCTTCAGGGTGAAGGGCGAGCAAAAACAGCATTGTCACATAAAACAACGATAAGAAGTTTCTTTACCTTTTGTAGAAGAGAAGATGTTGCCTTTGACGAGATAAAGCCACTCCTTATTAAGCAATACGAACAATACCTAAAATCCAAAAAGATTTGCAATAACTCTATTTCTTTCTATATTAGAACTTTGAGATCTATCTATAATCGCGCCGTTGCAGAAGGTGTAATTGAGCAACGTTTTCCTTTCAAGGGGATATATTTAGGTTCAGACAGAACGGTAAAAAGAGCTGTTGATGAGCAAATTATTTCGCGTTTGAGGGCGTTGGATCTGTCAAAGAGAGATGAGCTTGCCCTTGCCAGAGATATGTTTATGTTCAGCTTTTTTGCTCGCGGAATGGCATTTGTCGATGTGGCTCATCTGTCGAAAGATAACATCAAGGGCGACTACATTGTCTATCAACGTCATAAGACAGGACAGGAGCTAAATATCCGTTTGGAACCGTGTTTGAAAAATATTATTACTCGCTATTTGAATAAAGTAATTGACAATAAATATCTTTTTCCGATACTTGTCGGCATAAATCCAAATTACGAGAGTGCTTTGCGTTTGCAGAATAAACGTTTGAAAAAAATATCGGAATTGATGGGATTGGATAGTGAGCTCACCTCTTATGTGGCACGCCATAGCTGGGCAACGCTGGCAAAGAAGCGAGGCATTCCAACTCAAGTGATAAGTGAAAGTATGGGGCACAATAATGAAAAAACCACGCTTATCTACTTGTCGTCACTTGACCGCTCGGTGATAGACCAAGCTAATGCCAAGCTAATTTCCCAAATATGA